Proteins encoded by one window of Enterococcus faecalis:
- a CDS encoding LysR family transcriptional regulator, which produces MKLQQLEYFMAVSKYASFTLASQKLHTSQPYLSTQLKELERELGASLILRDKKHCRLSPAGEVVAKRTEMIFALIKEAQEEINELVTQGSTTTIRIGTNLIDIDKAFGEVLLLFNQSYPYVSIDFKYYYDLETALETDLIDIGIGIFLDTSIPLEKELIYTESYLLCVNKNHPLAHADSVTIDEIRSLPFAAYSDQVYEKKVFKRWERKINWENRQIVIELPSLHLVLDMVQREKACSILPYSLTDELNRRNLVGIPLEDSPERAIYLVQNNHHGHCEAHRYLFEQLRYLF; this is translated from the coding sequence ATGAAATTACAACAACTAGAATATTTTATGGCAGTTTCAAAGTATGCGAGTTTTACTTTAGCTTCTCAAAAGCTCCATACGAGTCAACCTTATTTAAGTACCCAGCTCAAGGAGTTGGAACGTGAATTAGGTGCTTCATTAATTTTAAGAGACAAGAAACATTGTCGGCTTTCTCCAGCAGGCGAAGTCGTCGCCAAGCGAACAGAAATGATTTTTGCACTCATTAAGGAAGCGCAAGAAGAGATTAATGAATTAGTGACCCAAGGATCGACAACGACCATTCGGATTGGAACAAACTTAATTGATATAGATAAAGCATTTGGAGAAGTCTTGTTGTTATTTAATCAATCCTATCCGTATGTAAGTATTGATTTTAAGTATTATTACGATCTTGAAACAGCCTTGGAAACAGATTTAATTGACATTGGGATTGGGATATTTTTGGATACCTCGATTCCATTAGAGAAAGAATTAATTTATACAGAAAGCTATCTCCTTTGTGTCAATAAAAATCATCCTTTAGCCCATGCCGATAGCGTAACGATTGACGAAATTCGTTCTTTACCTTTTGCTGCATATTCCGATCAAGTATATGAAAAAAAAGTGTTTAAACGTTGGGAACGTAAAATCAATTGGGAAAATCGGCAAATCGTCATCGAACTTCCTTCTCTTCATTTAGTCTTAGACATGGTCCAACGAGAAAAAGCCTGTAGCATCCTTCCCTATTCACTCACTGATGAACTAAACAGACGTAACTTAGTTGGTATTCCTCTGGAAGATAGTCCAGAACGAGCCATCTATTTAGTTCAGAATAATCATCACGGACATTGTGAAGCACACCGTTATTTATTTGAACAATTACGTTATTTATTCTAG
- the mgtA gene encoding magnesium-translocating P-type ATPase, with the protein MEKKMRHLGHDYSYKKFAHSEAEKVLQRFGSTWDGIKHQDIEELQERYGRNKIMNEKKASRLRLFIKSYITPFTLVLLALATISFFTEYVYATPEEKDVTGVLIMLAMVILSGTMSFVQSVKSSNAVEKLQNMIKVTATVIRDKKQMEIPIEEVVCGDLVQLSAGDMIPADLRLIQSKDLFVSQSSLTGESFPIEKHATHQKDSDQIDTEYDNLLFLGTNVISGTGLGIVIKVGNQTLFGRMASDNGEEQQQTSFETGINKTTWVLIRFMLVITPTVFLINGLTKGDWVEALMFAIATAVGLTPEMLPMIVTTNLVKGSREMAKEGTIMKNVNAIQNFGGMDVLCTDKTGTLTQDKVILEYHYNIGCQEDQKVLDLAFLNSYFQTGLRNLMDNAVIQAATQESDIQSDDFYKVDEIPFDFNRRRMSVIIKEFKTRETRLITKGAVEEMLLVCTQVLLDGEIVPLTETLRQKITKDVEALNRDGLRVLAIADKKVETAEWEYTTKDESELILQGYLAFLDPPKETAAAAIHALHQHNVAVKVLTGDNQYVTHSVCKEVGLAGEKIITGNELQQLNQEELRKTVQAYNIFAKITPDQKVRIVNALTENGQTVGFLGDGINDAGAMRAADVGISVDTAVDVAKESADVILLRKDLMVLEKGILSGRRVFTNTMKYVKLTASSNFGNVFSVIPASIFLPFLPIAPIQSLLLNLIYDTSCMSVPWDKVDEEYVEKPKKWEPKSIGNFMRWFGPTSSIFDIVTYLFMYFIVCPAILGGSFFELNGADQLLFIGIFHAGWFIESLWSQMLVLHFLRTEKMPFLQSSASGIMTLVTTAGIVLGTVLPFTAFGAELGFVGLSPSYFLYLIPTIVAYLALVAFIKVLYVKRYGQLL; encoded by the coding sequence ATGGAAAAGAAAATGCGTCACTTGGGCCATGACTATAGTTACAAAAAGTTTGCCCACTCAGAAGCAGAAAAAGTTTTACAACGTTTCGGCTCAACTTGGGATGGCATTAAACACCAAGATATTGAAGAATTACAAGAACGTTATGGCCGCAACAAAATTATGAATGAAAAAAAAGCTTCACGGCTGCGACTTTTTATAAAATCGTATATCACGCCGTTTACTTTGGTGTTATTAGCACTAGCCACGATTTCATTTTTTACAGAATATGTCTATGCTACGCCAGAGGAAAAAGATGTTACTGGCGTGTTAATTATGTTAGCGATGGTCATCTTAAGCGGCACGATGAGTTTTGTCCAATCAGTCAAATCAAGCAATGCAGTTGAAAAATTACAAAATATGATTAAAGTTACAGCGACAGTCATTCGCGACAAGAAGCAAATGGAAATTCCTATTGAGGAAGTTGTGTGTGGCGACCTAGTCCAACTATCCGCTGGCGATATGATTCCAGCCGATTTACGTTTAATCCAATCTAAGGACTTATTTGTTTCCCAATCATCCTTGACTGGAGAGAGTTTTCCCATTGAAAAACACGCGACTCATCAAAAAGATAGTGATCAAATTGATACAGAATACGACAATCTTTTGTTTTTAGGAACAAATGTAATTAGTGGCACTGGTTTGGGCATTGTCATTAAAGTTGGTAATCAAACTTTATTCGGACGGATGGCTTCTGATAACGGAGAAGAGCAGCAGCAGACGAGTTTTGAAACAGGAATTAATAAAACAACGTGGGTGCTGATTCGCTTTATGTTGGTCATTACGCCAACTGTTTTTCTAATTAATGGGTTAACAAAAGGCGATTGGGTGGAAGCGTTAATGTTTGCGATTGCCACAGCTGTCGGCTTGACACCAGAAATGTTACCTATGATTGTAACAACCAATTTAGTCAAAGGTTCTCGAGAAATGGCTAAAGAAGGCACGATTATGAAAAATGTCAATGCCATTCAAAATTTTGGCGGGATGGATGTACTTTGTACGGATAAAACAGGTACCTTAACACAAGATAAAGTAATTTTAGAATACCACTATAATATTGGGTGCCAAGAAGATCAAAAAGTCTTGGATTTAGCATTTCTAAACAGTTATTTTCAAACAGGTTTGCGTAATTTAATGGATAACGCCGTTATTCAAGCGGCGACACAAGAAAGTGATATACAATCAGATGATTTTTATAAAGTAGATGAAATTCCTTTCGATTTCAATCGACGTCGAATGAGTGTGATTATCAAAGAGTTTAAAACGCGAGAAACACGCTTAATTACCAAAGGTGCGGTTGAAGAAATGCTCTTGGTCTGCACACAGGTACTTTTAGATGGCGAAATTGTGCCCTTAACAGAGACGCTGCGTCAAAAAATTACCAAAGACGTTGAAGCTTTAAATCGAGATGGTTTGCGCGTTCTAGCAATTGCCGATAAAAAAGTCGAAACGGCTGAATGGGAGTATACAACTAAAGATGAATCAGAGTTGATTTTACAAGGTTATCTTGCCTTCTTGGATCCGCCAAAAGAAACAGCAGCGGCAGCTATTCACGCCTTACATCAACATAATGTAGCTGTGAAAGTATTAACGGGGGACAATCAGTATGTGACACATTCTGTTTGTAAAGAAGTTGGTCTGGCTGGCGAAAAAATTATTACAGGAAATGAACTTCAACAATTAAACCAAGAAGAATTAAGAAAAACCGTTCAAGCGTATAATATTTTCGCCAAAATTACGCCTGACCAAAAAGTTCGTATTGTAAATGCGTTAACTGAAAATGGTCAAACTGTTGGCTTTTTAGGTGATGGAATAAATGATGCTGGAGCAATGCGTGCTGCTGATGTAGGAATCTCTGTTGATACAGCTGTCGATGTGGCGAAAGAATCGGCGGATGTAATTTTATTGAGAAAAGATTTAATGGTTTTGGAAAAAGGAATTTTATCTGGACGGCGCGTGTTTACGAACACGATGAAGTACGTCAAATTAACAGCAAGTTCTAATTTTGGCAATGTTTTTTCCGTGATCCCAGCAAGTATCTTTTTACCATTTTTACCGATTGCTCCGATTCAATCGCTATTATTAAATCTAATTTACGATACTTCGTGTATGTCAGTTCCTTGGGACAAAGTAGATGAAGAATACGTAGAAAAACCAAAAAAATGGGAACCAAAATCAATTGGTAATTTTATGCGTTGGTTTGGTCCAACGAGTTCTATTTTTGATATTGTTACCTATTTATTTATGTATTTCATTGTGTGTCCGGCTATCCTAGGTGGCTCATTCTTTGAATTAAATGGAGCAGATCAATTGCTCTTTATCGGTATTTTCCATGCAGGATGGTTCATTGAGTCCTTATGGTCCCAAATGCTCGTCTTGCATTTCCTACGAACAGAAAAAATGCCTTTCCTTCAAAGTAGTGCTTCTGGAATTATGACGTTAGTCACTACAGCAGGGATTGTTCTCGGAACTGTTTTACCCTTTACCGCTTTCGGTGCAGAACTAGGATTTGTCGGTTTATCACCAAGCTATTTCTTGTATTTAATCCCGACAATTGTTGCTTATTTAGCACTGGTTGCGTTCATTAAAGTTTTATACGTCAAACGTTACGGTCAATTACTGTAA
- the hemW gene encoding radical SAM family heme chaperone HemW codes for MFDRSAYIHIPFCEHICYYCDFNKVFLEGQPVDEYIQSLLKEIRLTQALYPEQEMKTIYIGGGTPTSLSAKQLDVLLKGVREQLTFDDRNEFTVEANPGDLTQEKLQVMKNYGVNRLSMGVQTFDDRLLKKIGRKHTAADVYETMKFLEKENFTNVSIDLIYALPGQTLESFRDTLTRALALDLPHYSLYSLILENKTMFMNWVRQGRLQLPEEEIEAQMFDETIEAMEKKGRHQYEVSNFALTGKESQHNLAYWNNDHYYGFGAGASGYLGQTRYKNHGPIQHYLKPLRENQLPIVETEELTRLNQIEEELFLGLRKKVGISKQKFQQKFQEPIEAIYGEVIQRLIKEELLIEEADILRLTKKGLFVGNNVFEAFLLSEKE; via the coding sequence ATGTTCGATCGGTCGGCCTATATTCATATTCCATTTTGTGAGCATATTTGTTATTATTGCGATTTTAACAAGGTCTTTTTAGAAGGACAACCAGTTGATGAATATATTCAGAGTTTATTAAAAGAAATTCGACTTACGCAAGCATTGTATCCAGAACAAGAAATGAAAACCATCTATATTGGCGGAGGCACGCCAACTTCATTATCAGCGAAACAGTTAGATGTGCTACTAAAAGGGGTTCGCGAACAGCTAACGTTTGATGACCGAAATGAATTTACGGTGGAAGCAAACCCTGGTGATTTAACCCAAGAAAAATTACAAGTCATGAAAAACTATGGCGTCAATCGTCTTTCGATGGGCGTTCAGACATTTGATGATCGCTTGCTCAAAAAAATCGGTCGCAAGCACACCGCCGCAGATGTTTATGAAACAATGAAATTTTTAGAGAAAGAAAATTTTACCAATGTCAGTATTGACTTAATCTATGCTTTACCTGGACAAACATTGGAAAGTTTTCGCGATACTTTGACAAGAGCCTTAGCATTGGACTTGCCGCACTATTCGCTTTATTCATTAATTCTTGAAAATAAAACAATGTTCATGAACTGGGTTCGTCAAGGACGGTTACAGCTGCCTGAAGAAGAAATCGAAGCACAAATGTTTGACGAAACGATTGAAGCAATGGAGAAAAAAGGACGTCACCAATATGAAGTCAGTAATTTTGCTTTAACAGGAAAAGAAAGCCAGCATAATCTGGCTTATTGGAATAATGACCACTACTATGGATTTGGCGCAGGTGCCAGCGGCTATCTTGGGCAAACTCGTTACAAAAATCACGGTCCAATCCAACATTATTTGAAACCCTTGCGAGAAAATCAATTGCCAATTGTGGAGACTGAAGAATTAACTCGTCTAAATCAAATAGAAGAAGAGCTATTTTTAGGCTTACGTAAAAAAGTAGGCATTTCTAAACAAAAATTCCAACAAAAATTTCAGGAACCAATTGAAGCAATTTATGGAGAGGTCATTCAACGCTTAATCAAAGAAGAATTATTAATTGAAGAAGCAGATATCTTACGTTTAACGAAAAAAGGGCTATTTGTGGGGAATAATGTTTTTGAAGCATTTTTGTTAAGTGAAAAAGAGTAA
- the hrcA gene encoding heat-inducible transcriptional repressor HrcA, with the protein MITERQQNILRLIIQNYTNTGLPVGSKKLMEDGIASSSATIRNDMKALEEYGLLAKTHSSSGRIPSMAGYRYYVDHLLQPTQVEENELRRIRQSFGKEFHEINDIIRQSAEILSELTSYTAFSLGPEVKERKLTGFRMVPLNDRQVLAIIVTDKGNVENQVFAIPAAVSSQDLEKMTQIINDKLVGQPLLTVYHRLRTEIPMILHRYFQTPEGMMNLFDEMLGHAFEEKVFVGGRMNLLDFGIKQDIEQLKSVYSFMQNSDELTHLLNGSATTENPIVFRIGSEIGNNLLEDMSMITATYEVSGHGKGTIALLGPTSMPYSKIFGLVDTFRHELASQLGDYYRFLGN; encoded by the coding sequence ATGATTACAGAAAGACAACAAAATATCTTGAGACTTATCATCCAAAATTACACGAACACGGGCTTACCTGTCGGTTCTAAGAAATTGATGGAGGATGGCATTGCCTCTAGTTCTGCCACAATTCGTAATGATATGAAAGCATTAGAGGAATACGGCTTATTAGCTAAGACCCATTCTTCTTCAGGGCGAATCCCCTCAATGGCTGGTTATCGTTACTACGTGGATCATCTTTTACAACCAACACAAGTAGAAGAGAACGAACTTAGAAGAATCCGTCAATCTTTTGGAAAAGAATTTCATGAGATTAATGATATTATTCGACAATCAGCTGAAATTCTATCAGAATTGACAAGTTATACTGCTTTTTCATTAGGACCTGAAGTGAAAGAACGGAAATTAACCGGCTTTCGAATGGTTCCTTTGAATGATCGGCAAGTCCTTGCTATTATAGTGACAGATAAAGGCAATGTTGAAAACCAAGTATTTGCCATTCCTGCCGCTGTTTCTAGCCAAGATCTTGAAAAAATGACACAAATCATCAATGATAAGTTGGTTGGACAACCTTTGTTGACCGTTTATCATCGTTTGCGGACGGAGATTCCGATGATTTTACATCGCTATTTCCAAACGCCAGAAGGAATGATGAACTTATTCGATGAGATGTTAGGACATGCCTTTGAAGAAAAAGTCTTTGTCGGTGGTCGCATGAATTTGTTAGATTTTGGCATCAAACAAGATATTGAACAATTGAAATCTGTCTATTCCTTTATGCAAAATTCTGATGAGCTGACGCATTTATTAAATGGTTCTGCAACAACAGAAAATCCAATTGTTTTTCGTATCGGCTCAGAAATTGGCAACAATCTCTTAGAAGATATGAGCATGATCACTGCTACGTATGAAGTATCAGGACATGGCAAAGGAACAATTGCCCTGCTAGGACCAACCAGTATGCCGTATTCAAAAATATTCGGTTTGGTAGACACGTTTCGACATGAGCTAGCTTCACAACTAGGTGACTATTACCGTTTTTTAGGTAATTAA
- the grpE gene encoding nucleotide exchange factor GrpE, producing MSKKEEKQEELQEEMEAVDAAGVSEVEVEATEIENLKAELSEMEDKFLRARAEIANMSNRNKNERELLVRYRSQDLGKKILPSIDNLERAMAIEVSDEQGESLKKGISMVLESITVALKEEGIEEIPAMGETFDPNLHQAVQTVPASEETPADTIVEVLQKGYKLQDRVLRPSMVIVAQ from the coding sequence GTGAGTAAAAAAGAAGAGAAGCAAGAAGAATTACAAGAAGAAATGGAAGCTGTTGATGCTGCTGGCGTTTCTGAAGTAGAAGTTGAAGCAACAGAGATTGAAAATCTTAAAGCAGAGCTTTCCGAAATGGAAGACAAGTTCTTGCGGGCAAGAGCCGAAATTGCTAATATGAGCAATCGAAATAAAAACGAACGAGAATTATTAGTTCGTTACCGCTCACAAGATTTAGGTAAAAAGATTTTACCATCTATTGATAATTTAGAACGAGCAATGGCTATTGAAGTATCAGATGAACAAGGCGAAAGCTTGAAAAAAGGTATTTCGATGGTGCTAGAAAGTATTACTGTGGCTTTAAAAGAAGAAGGAATTGAAGAAATCCCAGCAATGGGTGAAACCTTTGATCCAAATTTACATCAAGCCGTTCAAACAGTCCCTGCTTCTGAAGAAACCCCAGCAGATACCATTGTTGAAGTTCTACAAAAAGGGTACAAATTACAAGATCGTGTGTTACGACCATCAATGGTCATTGTTGCACAATAA
- the dnaK gene encoding molecular chaperone DnaK has translation MSKIIGIDLGTTNSAVAVLEGGEAKIIANPEGNRTTPSVVSFKNGEIQVGEVAKRQAVTNPNTISSIKRHMGEAGYKVDVEGKSYTPQEVSAMILQYLKGFAEDYLGEKVEKAVITVPAYFNDAQRQATKDAGKIAGLEVERIVNEPTAAALAYGLDKTDKDEKILVFDLGGGTFDVSILELGDGVFDVLSTAGDNNLGGDDFDNKIIDYMVAEFKKENGIDLANDKMALQRLKDAAEKAKKDLSGVTSTQISLPFITAGEAGPLHLEMNLTRAKFDELTSDLVERTKVPVRQALKDAGLNPSEIDEVILVGGSTRIPAVVEAVRKETNKEPNKSVNPDEVVAMGAAIQGGVITGDVKDVVLLDVTPLSLGIETMGGVFTKLIDRNTTIPTSKSQVFSTAADNQPAVDIHVLQGERPMAADNKTLGRFQLTDIPAAPRGVPQIEVSFDIDKNGIVNVRAKDLGTQKEQTITIKSSSGLSDDEIERMVKDAEANAEADKQRKEEVDLRNDADALLFTVDKTLKELEGKVDAEEVKKAEDARDELKAAIEANDIEQMKAKRDSLNEIVQNLTVKLYEQAAQQQAQENPEAAQGGADDVVDADFEEVNGDDK, from the coding sequence ATGAGTAAAATTATTGGTATTGACTTAGGAACAACAAACTCAGCTGTCGCAGTGCTAGAAGGCGGCGAAGCGAAAATTATTGCAAACCCAGAAGGTAACCGCACAACTCCTTCGGTCGTTTCATTCAAAAACGGTGAAATTCAAGTGGGCGAAGTAGCAAAACGTCAAGCTGTTACAAATCCTAACACGATTTCATCTATTAAACGTCACATGGGTGAAGCTGGCTACAAAGTTGATGTTGAAGGAAAATCATATACACCACAAGAAGTTTCTGCAATGATCTTACAATATTTAAAAGGTTTTGCTGAAGACTATTTAGGTGAAAAAGTTGAAAAAGCAGTTATTACAGTTCCTGCATATTTCAACGATGCGCAACGTCAAGCAACAAAAGATGCTGGTAAAATTGCTGGTTTAGAAGTAGAACGGATCGTTAACGAACCAACAGCAGCAGCTTTAGCTTATGGCTTAGATAAAACAGACAAAGATGAAAAAATTCTTGTCTTTGACCTTGGTGGTGGTACATTCGACGTGTCAATCCTTGAATTAGGCGATGGCGTTTTCGATGTATTATCAACAGCCGGTGATAACAACCTAGGTGGGGATGACTTTGATAATAAAATCATTGACTACATGGTTGCAGAATTTAAAAAAGAAAATGGCATTGACTTAGCTAACGATAAAATGGCATTACAACGTTTGAAAGATGCTGCTGAAAAAGCGAAAAAAGACTTATCAGGTGTAACAAGCACACAAATCAGCTTGCCATTTATTACTGCTGGCGAAGCAGGACCATTGCACTTAGAAATGAACTTAACTCGTGCAAAATTTGATGAATTAACAAGTGATTTAGTTGAACGTACAAAAGTACCAGTACGTCAAGCCTTGAAAGATGCTGGATTAAATCCTTCTGAAATCGACGAAGTTATCCTAGTTGGTGGTTCAACACGTATTCCAGCTGTAGTTGAAGCTGTTCGCAAAGAAACAAACAAAGAACCAAACAAATCAGTTAACCCTGACGAAGTAGTAGCAATGGGTGCTGCAATCCAAGGTGGCGTAATCACTGGTGATGTTAAAGACGTTGTCTTATTAGACGTAACACCGTTGTCATTAGGGATTGAAACAATGGGTGGCGTATTTACAAAATTAATTGATCGTAACACTACGATTCCAACAAGTAAATCACAAGTATTCTCAACTGCTGCTGACAATCAACCAGCTGTTGATATTCACGTTTTACAAGGTGAACGTCCAATGGCCGCTGATAATAAAACATTAGGTCGTTTCCAATTAACAGATATTCCTGCGGCTCCTCGTGGTGTGCCACAAATTGAAGTAAGCTTTGACATTGATAAAAACGGGATTGTAAATGTTCGTGCGAAAGACTTAGGCACTCAAAAAGAACAAACAATCACGATTAAATCTTCTTCAGGTTTATCTGATGATGAAATCGAACGTATGGTGAAAGATGCTGAAGCAAACGCTGAAGCAGATAAACAACGTAAAGAAGAAGTTGACTTACGTAACGATGCAGATGCTTTATTATTCACTGTTGATAAAACATTGAAAGAATTAGAAGGCAAAGTAGATGCTGAAGAAGTGAAAAAAGCAGAAGATGCGCGTGATGAATTAAAAGCAGCCATCGAAGCAAACGATATCGAACAAATGAAAGCAAAACGTGATTCATTGAATGAAATCGTCCAAAACTTAACAGTAAAACTTTACGAACAAGCTGCGCAACAACAAGCACAAGAAAATCCTGAAGCTGCCCAAGGTGGCGCTGATGATGTTGTTGATGCTGATTTTGAAGAAGTAAATGGTGATGACAAATAA
- the dnaJ gene encoding molecular chaperone DnaJ: MATKRDYYEVLGLAKGASDDEIKKAYRKLSKKYHPDINKEADAEEKFKEVSEAYEVLSDPQKKAAYDQYGHAGTDPNYGGGAGGFGGFGGGGFSSSGFGGFEDIFDSFFGGGGGRSVDPNAPRQGADLQYTIQLKFEEAIFGVEKEIKYNREDTCATCGGNGAKPGTHPETCHKCHGSGTINVERQTPLGRMMSRQTCDVCHGTGKEIKEPCPTCHGTGHEKKAHTVKVNVPAGVEDGQQMRLANQGEAGTNGGPYGDLYVVFRVEDSDIFDRDGAEIYYDLPVSFVQAALGDEVTVPTVHGDVKLKIPAGTQTGTNFRLRGKGAPRLRGGGNGDQHVKVKLITPKNLNEEQKDALRAFAKAGGQNVTEQQEEGFFDKMKDAFGGKKKK; the protein is encoded by the coding sequence ATGGCGACGAAACGAGATTATTATGAAGTGCTAGGATTAGCAAAAGGTGCTTCAGATGATGAAATTAAAAAAGCATACCGCAAACTTTCCAAAAAGTACCATCCAGATATTAACAAAGAAGCCGATGCGGAAGAAAAATTTAAAGAAGTTTCTGAAGCGTATGAAGTATTAAGTGATCCACAGAAAAAAGCGGCCTATGACCAATATGGCCATGCAGGAACTGATCCTAATTACGGTGGCGGCGCTGGTGGCTTTGGCGGTTTCGGTGGCGGCGGATTTAGCAGTAGTGGTTTTGGTGGATTCGAAGATATTTTCGATTCATTCTTTGGTGGCGGCGGTGGCCGTTCTGTTGATCCAAATGCACCAAGACAAGGCGCCGATTTACAATATACAATTCAATTGAAATTTGAAGAAGCTATTTTCGGTGTAGAAAAAGAGATTAAGTACAATCGAGAAGATACTTGTGCAACCTGTGGCGGTAATGGCGCCAAACCAGGCACACACCCAGAAACTTGTCATAAATGTCATGGCTCTGGAACAATCAATGTTGAACGTCAAACGCCATTAGGTCGTATGATGAGTCGTCAAACTTGTGATGTGTGTCATGGCACAGGGAAAGAAATTAAAGAACCATGTCCAACTTGTCATGGCACAGGTCATGAGAAAAAAGCACATACTGTCAAAGTAAATGTGCCTGCTGGAGTAGAAGACGGTCAACAAATGCGCTTAGCTAACCAAGGAGAAGCGGGTACCAATGGTGGACCATATGGTGATTTATATGTAGTCTTTCGTGTTGAAGATAGTGATATTTTCGATCGAGATGGCGCAGAAATCTACTATGATTTACCAGTAAGTTTCGTCCAAGCGGCTCTAGGGGACGAAGTAACTGTCCCAACTGTTCATGGTGACGTGAAATTAAAAATTCCGGCTGGAACACAAACTGGCACAAACTTCCGCTTAAGAGGCAAAGGTGCGCCACGTTTACGTGGTGGGGGCAATGGTGATCAACACGTGAAAGTGAAATTAATAACACCAAAAAATCTTAATGAAGAACAAAAGGATGCCCTACGAGCTTTTGCAAAAGCTGGCGGACAAAATGTAACTGAACAACAAGAAGAAGGCTTCTTTGATAAAATGAAAGATGCGTTTGGCGGTAAGAAGAAAAAATAA
- a CDS encoding metallophosphoesterase family protein gives MKPYVYVISDIHGQADLFDALLTDYDPVEHQLVLIGDLNDRGPHSKACFLKGKELVEQHDAVYLRGNHEEYFLQFLQNPEDWFAGYVRNGGKETIESLLHPGATAEYSPTEMALMIRSRYPELVDFLTKRPLYFEWQHYLFVHAGVDLTMEDWRQTAPKDFLWIREPFHQGKNNTGKTIVFGHTITPMLHGDMQTTDLWQSDGKIGIDGGAIFGGSVHGVIFNEKGIVQDIEYQKRTPAWQPEF, from the coding sequence ATGAAACCATATGTTTATGTAATCAGTGATATTCATGGACAAGCAGATTTGTTTGATGCCTTACTCACAGACTATGACCCAGTCGAGCATCAGCTAGTTTTAATTGGTGATTTAAACGACCGTGGTCCGCATTCTAAAGCCTGTTTTCTCAAAGGAAAAGAACTTGTCGAGCAACACGACGCTGTTTATTTACGAGGCAATCATGAAGAATATTTTTTGCAGTTTCTTCAAAATCCAGAGGACTGGTTTGCAGGATATGTTCGCAATGGTGGCAAGGAAACAATTGAAAGTCTCTTGCATCCAGGAGCTACTGCAGAATACTCACCAACAGAAATGGCCTTAATGATCCGTAGTCGCTATCCAGAGTTAGTTGATTTTTTAACAAAACGACCGCTTTATTTTGAATGGCAGCATTACTTATTTGTGCATGCTGGGGTTGATTTAACGATGGAAGATTGGCGGCAAACAGCACCTAAGGATTTTTTGTGGATTCGCGAACCCTTTCATCAAGGGAAAAATAATACAGGCAAGACCATTGTTTTTGGTCATACCATTACTCCGATGTTACATGGTGATATGCAGACCACGGACCTTTGGCAAAGTGATGGAAAAATTGGGATAGATGGTGGTGCTATTTTTGGTGGCTCTGTGCATGGTGTGATTTTTAATGAAAAAGGCATTGTCCAAGATATCGAATATCAAAAACGCACCCCTGCGTGGCAACCAGAATTTTGA